A window of Natrinema versiforme contains these coding sequences:
- a CDS encoding PH domain-containing protein produces the protein MGVFALVADVRLILPLLVFAIALVFAVVPVLVFVVPRHATLVYEFYDDQLVCYDFRLEEPVWRLAYEDMTAVSLERGLDGRIGGYGRVVVETGDGPPARLSYLRDYETVSDRLERVIEDGSERDSPDTRSGSWISSQ, from the coding sequence ATGGGCGTTTTCGCTCTCGTCGCGGACGTTCGACTGATTCTGCCGCTCCTCGTATTCGCTATCGCACTGGTGTTTGCCGTCGTTCCCGTGCTGGTGTTCGTCGTGCCACGACACGCGACGCTGGTGTACGAATTCTACGACGATCAACTGGTCTGCTACGATTTCCGGCTGGAAGAACCGGTCTGGCGGCTCGCGTACGAGGACATGACGGCGGTATCCCTCGAGCGCGGGCTCGACGGCCGGATCGGGGGATACGGACGGGTAGTCGTCGAGACGGGCGACGGCCCACCTGCCCGGCTGTCGTATCTCCGAGACTACGAGACGGTCAGTGACCGTCTCGAGCGAGTCATCGAGGATGGATCAGAGCGGGACTCACCAGACACTCGTTCCGGGTCTTGGATCTCCTCACAGTGA
- a CDS encoding PHP domain-containing protein produces the protein MTGRAVSGDERRPRTVRIDPHVHTDASYDGETTPAELVRAARSVGLDGIVVTDHDTIDGATRAAALAPDDLAVIVGCEVSTADGHLLAIGIDAAPEPDRSLVETARTFQDAGGIAVVPHPFQRSRHGAREGAIDGVDGIEVYNAHAVTNVRNRQSERFARRNDYPQFGGSDAHRADHVGRAVTEVRLPAAASPTPATILESMRAGRTAAIGERTTAWQYLTKELRNARRKTPSLR, from the coding sequence ATGACCGGTCGTGCGGTGAGCGGTGACGAGCGGCGGCCGCGGACGGTGCGCATCGATCCCCACGTCCACACCGACGCCTCGTACGATGGGGAGACGACGCCGGCGGAACTGGTCCGCGCGGCGCGGTCCGTCGGCCTCGACGGGATCGTCGTCACCGATCACGACACGATCGACGGCGCGACGCGGGCCGCGGCGCTGGCACCGGACGATCTCGCCGTCATCGTCGGTTGTGAAGTCTCGACCGCCGACGGACACTTGCTCGCGATCGGCATCGACGCCGCGCCGGAACCCGATCGGTCCCTCGTCGAGACGGCGCGGACGTTTCAGGACGCGGGCGGCATCGCGGTCGTTCCGCACCCCTTCCAGCGGTCCCGACACGGAGCCCGCGAGGGGGCGATCGACGGCGTCGACGGCATCGAAGTCTACAACGCCCACGCAGTCACCAACGTCCGCAACCGACAGTCCGAACGCTTCGCGAGACGCAACGACTACCCGCAGTTCGGCGGGAGCGACGCCCACCGGGCCGACCACGTCGGCCGCGCGGTCACCGAGGTCCGACTGCCCGCGGCGGCGTCCCCGACTCCGGCGACGATCCTCGAGTCGATGCGGGCCGGACGGACCGCCGCGATCGGCGAGCGCACGACGGCGTGGCAGTACCTGACCAAGGAACTCCGGAACGCGAGACGAAAGACGCCGTCGTTGCGCTGA
- a CDS encoding PAS domain S-box protein yields the protein MAAFGLTRFQRPTTVVYADPDPDDRRRIADGLESATDGLAVEPVATPTELRDAVADASGRTCVVTDLFAETDVLSLYDRIRADGVADAPVVLYTADGDERLASDAVTAGFAGYVPKGHADSLERLVAQLRAIVDEPAAANGRETDVGTLQPDGERRSLRTERDRFAALFEYSPDPVIVTHRTDPNRIVDVNPAFEDIFGYEREDIAGGSLDDILVPDDEGPVSIAETVGLGEVISTTVERVTAEGRRDFFLRGFAADIDGEVHEYAIYTDISEQKRRERELERYRTLVDTVGDSMYVLDATGRIEMANDAMADALGTTRDELVGGHPSSYMSAEDVERAKELLIDILADDDRTWGTFEMEFRPLDGEPFLVENNVAPLVAEDGSLAGSVGAIRDISDRMERERRIRKLHEGTRRLMAAERTDEVARVASEIARDALSLEINSVHLYEERAEYHAVSADEPPAVTDSSADSVRERGVLVPAAATDRTEALFGSVPSIGPGDGISWDAFEAGETIVHGDVRRAENVRNPETAVRSEAHIPLGTTGIFIASSTTPNDFDPETITLARILAANVEAALERARREDELATRTAELERQNDRLEAFASTVSHDLRNPLTLAAGHLENLEAHIDGDGERYREEIDWALERMDDLIENALTLARSGQRLTATEPVDIDDVVDQAHRTVDPDLELVRDEPLPTIEADADRLLVCFENAFRNAREHVGTDVTIAVENTDDGFAITDDGPGVPPGERGDILESGYSTSPDGTGFGLAIVSEVVEAHGWSVTVGESDAGGLRLAVSFEE from the coding sequence ATGGCCGCGTTCGGTCTCACCCGTTTCCAGCGACCCACCACCGTCGTCTACGCCGATCCGGACCCCGACGATCGCCGTCGGATCGCCGACGGCCTCGAGTCGGCCACCGACGGGCTCGCCGTCGAGCCAGTCGCGACGCCAACCGAACTCCGCGACGCGGTCGCGGACGCGAGCGGGCGCACGTGCGTCGTAACTGATCTGTTCGCGGAGACCGACGTGCTGTCGCTGTACGACCGCATCCGAGCCGACGGCGTCGCGGACGCGCCGGTCGTGCTCTACACCGCCGACGGCGACGAACGGCTCGCCAGCGACGCCGTGACGGCCGGATTCGCGGGGTACGTCCCGAAGGGGCACGCGGACTCGCTCGAGCGGCTGGTCGCACAGCTTCGGGCGATCGTCGATGAGCCAGCGGCGGCGAACGGCAGAGAAACGGATGTGGGCACGCTTCAGCCGGACGGGGAACGACGGTCCCTCCGAACCGAGCGCGACCGGTTCGCCGCGCTGTTCGAGTACAGCCCCGACCCGGTCATCGTGACTCATCGCACCGATCCCAATCGAATCGTCGATGTCAACCCCGCCTTCGAGGACATCTTCGGCTACGAACGCGAGGATATCGCTGGCGGCTCGCTCGACGATATCCTCGTCCCGGACGACGAGGGGCCGGTGTCTATCGCCGAGACGGTCGGCCTCGGAGAGGTGATCTCGACGACCGTCGAGCGGGTAACGGCCGAGGGGCGCAGGGACTTCTTCCTGCGCGGCTTCGCGGCCGACATCGACGGCGAGGTCCACGAGTACGCGATCTACACCGACATCAGCGAGCAGAAACGCCGGGAGCGCGAACTCGAGCGATACCGCACGCTCGTCGATACGGTCGGCGATTCGATGTACGTCCTCGATGCGACGGGGCGGATCGAGATGGCCAACGACGCGATGGCCGACGCTCTGGGGACCACGCGCGACGAACTCGTCGGCGGTCACCCGTCGAGCTACATGTCGGCCGAAGACGTCGAGCGGGCCAAGGAGTTACTGATCGATATCCTCGCGGACGACGACCGGACGTGGGGCACCTTCGAGATGGAGTTCCGGCCCCTCGACGGCGAGCCGTTTCTGGTCGAGAACAACGTCGCCCCGCTGGTCGCCGAGGACGGCTCGCTCGCCGGCAGCGTCGGTGCGATCCGGGACATCAGCGATCGAATGGAACGCGAGCGCCGGATTCGGAAACTCCACGAGGGGACGCGCCGACTGATGGCCGCGGAACGCACTGACGAGGTCGCTCGCGTCGCGAGCGAGATCGCCCGCGACGCGCTGTCGCTCGAGATCAACTCGGTCCACTTGTACGAGGAACGTGCGGAGTACCACGCCGTGAGCGCCGATGAGCCGCCCGCCGTGACCGACTCGAGCGCCGATTCGGTGCGGGAGCGAGGCGTCCTCGTCCCCGCGGCGGCGACCGACCGCACCGAAGCGCTGTTCGGCTCCGTTCCGTCCATCGGCCCGGGCGACGGGATCTCGTGGGACGCGTTCGAGGCCGGCGAGACCATCGTTCACGGCGACGTCCGCCGCGCCGAGAACGTTCGCAACCCCGAGACGGCGGTCCGCAGCGAGGCCCACATCCCGCTCGGGACGACGGGGATTTTCATCGCCAGTTCGACGACGCCGAACGACTTCGATCCCGAGACGATCACGCTCGCTCGCATCCTCGCGGCCAACGTCGAAGCCGCGCTCGAGCGCGCCCGCCGGGAGGACGAACTGGCCACGCGCACGGCCGAACTCGAGCGCCAGAACGACCGACTCGAGGCCTTCGCCAGCACCGTCTCCCACGATCTGCGGAACCCGCTGACCCTCGCGGCGGGCCACCTCGAGAACCTCGAGGCCCACATCGACGGGGACGGCGAGCGCTACCGCGAGGAGATCGACTGGGCGCTCGAACGGATGGACGATCTCATCGAGAACGCCCTCACGCTCGCCCGGAGCGGCCAGCGGCTGACGGCGACGGAGCCGGTCGACATCGACGACGTCGTCGATCAGGCCCACAGAACCGTCGATCCGGACCTCGAACTCGTTCGAGACGAGCCGCTGCCGACGATCGAAGCCGACGCGGACCGCCTGCTGGTCTGCTTCGAGAACGCCTTCCGGAACGCCCGCGAACACGTCGGGACCGACGTGACGATCGCGGTCGAGAACACTGACGACGGGTTCGCCATCACCGACGACGGCCCCGGCGTTCCGCCCGGCGAGCGCGGCGACATCCTCGAGTCGGGGTACAGCACGTCCCCCGACGGCACCGGCTTCGGGCTGGCTATCGTCTCCGAGGTCGTCGAGGCCCACGGCTGGTCGGTCACCGTCGGCGAGAGCGACGCCGGCGGGCTTCGGTTAGCCGTCTCGTTCGAGGAGTAA
- a CDS encoding DUF6498-containing protein: MVSGDTNGFFAFPLWVAGAIVIANLLPLIGLAGFQWGVTELVLVYWVEAVIGTIVGILKLVPVRLVDVPLPHPRSKPLLKARHGTLRVGPLTGYVRNASVIGAHSMFLFVFFSSGLALFIPASPLYYVSHETVESVAIVAGILAGTHLLTAKIYFDEQQYDRAPAKQAFQSWFRTGVGVTGLVVLLLLRDGNGAGSA, translated from the coding sequence ATGGTTTCAGGGGACACAAACGGATTTTTTGCGTTTCCCTTGTGGGTCGCGGGTGCTATCGTAATCGCAAATCTCCTCCCGTTGATCGGGCTCGCCGGGTTCCAGTGGGGAGTCACCGAGTTGGTACTCGTCTATTGGGTTGAGGCAGTGATCGGCACCATCGTCGGGATACTAAAACTAGTCCCCGTCAGACTCGTCGATGTCCCGTTACCACACCCTCGTTCCAAGCCGTTGCTCAAGGCTCGGCACGGAACGCTGCGTGTTGGCCCTCTCACTGGGTACGTTCGAAACGCATCAGTTATTGGAGCCCATTCGATGTTTCTCTTCGTGTTTTTCAGTTCGGGGCTCGCGCTGTTCATTCCAGCGTCTCCACTGTACTATGTATCACATGAGACGGTCGAGAGCGTAGCGATCGTTGCCGGAATTCTCGCCGGAACACATCTGTTAACCGCGAAGATCTATTTCGACGAGCAACAGTACGATCGAGCACCGGCGAAGCAGGCCTTTCAGTCGTGGTTCAGAACCGGTGTGGGCGTTACCGGACTCGTCGTCTTATTGTTGCTTCGAGACGGGAACGGCGCTGGTTCCGCATGA
- a CDS encoding metal-dependent hydrolase gives MALAAVVVALPVLGDHVGVPLLLAAAFVGGVAPDADLLASHRKTLHYPVGFSALSGVSLGAFLLTSSPGLLVLTVAVGGAALHSVSDVLGGSAEREPWNPVTENGVYNHALGRWHRPRRYVRYSGAPEDFLVCLAFAAVAISAGATPAAADTALVGLVAFAGLYSLCRKRLAAIGATLDRLIPRRLRAVVPAVRVTETETDGTTVDIRFGR, from the coding sequence ATGGCCCTCGCCGCTGTCGTCGTCGCCCTGCCGGTTCTGGGCGACCACGTCGGGGTTCCCCTCCTGCTCGCGGCCGCGTTCGTCGGCGGGGTCGCGCCCGACGCCGACCTGCTTGCGAGCCACCGGAAGACGCTGCACTATCCGGTCGGCTTTTCGGCCCTCTCCGGCGTCTCGCTCGGCGCGTTTCTCCTGACATCGTCGCCCGGGCTGCTAGTCCTGACGGTCGCAGTCGGCGGTGCCGCCCTGCACTCCGTCTCCGACGTGCTCGGCGGCAGCGCGGAGCGGGAACCCTGGAACCCGGTGACCGAGAACGGCGTCTACAACCACGCCCTCGGGCGGTGGCACCGCCCGCGCCGGTACGTCCGGTACTCGGGCGCGCCGGAGGACTTCCTCGTCTGTCTCGCGTTCGCGGCCGTCGCGATATCGGCGGGAGCCACGCCGGCAGCGGCCGACACCGCTCTCGTCGGGCTCGTCGCGTTCGCGGGCCTCTACTCGCTGTGTCGGAAACGACTCGCGGCGATCGGGGCGACGCTCGACCGACTCATCCCGAGGCGACTCCGCGCGGTCGTCCCCGCGGTACGGGTCACGGAAACCGAAACCGACGGCACGACGGTCGATATCCGATTCGGACGCTAA
- a CDS encoding GNAT family N-acetyltransferase yields MPQLWRLTRNRYGRAVYDALARIGITATVMYEYVATLEDAAVDGSEDSSYEVAVCEPERVTGLDAPVAELRPDEMVVAALENETPRGYLFCSVDATHEIHPLERTLAFEGAYIRRVFVDPDHRNRGIATAMLAEACRQAHERGARQATALVALDNAPSRALFERHGFVPRRTRRYVRIGPFTHRTTRAA; encoded by the coding sequence ATGCCACAGCTCTGGCGGTTGACCCGAAACCGGTACGGCCGGGCCGTCTACGATGCGCTCGCGCGAATCGGTATCACGGCGACGGTGATGTACGAGTACGTCGCGACGCTCGAGGACGCCGCCGTCGACGGGAGCGAGGACAGTTCGTACGAGGTCGCCGTCTGCGAACCGGAGCGGGTGACGGGGCTCGACGCGCCCGTGGCGGAACTCCGTCCCGACGAGATGGTCGTCGCGGCGCTCGAGAACGAGACACCGCGGGGCTACCTCTTTTGCTCCGTCGACGCGACCCACGAGATCCATCCCTTAGAACGGACGCTCGCGTTCGAGGGAGCCTACATCAGGCGCGTCTTCGTCGATCCGGACCACCGAAACCGCGGCATCGCGACCGCGATGCTCGCCGAGGCCTGTCGACAGGCCCACGAGCGGGGTGCCCGACAGGCGACCGCGCTCGTCGCCCTCGATAATGCGCCCTCGCGCGCCTTGTTCGAGCGCCACGGCTTCGTCCCCCGCCGGACCCGACGTTACGTTCGAATCGGCCCGTTCACCCACCGGACGACGCGAGCGGCGTGA
- a CDS encoding phosphatidylcholine/phosphatidylserine synthase, whose product MPNELREAIRGVWNRFDLADRRVGNAADRTNVFERLTGADYISLGALFVGWASALLFARGEPNWALLAMFGAFLLDKADGWYARRTGTSSPFGRQVDSFIDIFAYLVPAVLLYHFVLAPNVFASLVVGFLVLAFGGLRLVRHNSEGFGSDGAASFYHGTTVVHTNLVVVANYFLAVLVGSWNGWLAGLTIGVVCPLMVSDYKAYKTDTTHVLAGIAAVAAIGLAIGLEFGYL is encoded by the coding sequence ATGCCCAACGAACTGCGCGAGGCGATACGAGGGGTCTGGAACCGGTTCGATCTCGCCGATCGGCGGGTCGGAAACGCGGCGGACAGAACGAACGTCTTCGAACGGCTCACGGGTGCCGACTACATCAGCCTCGGCGCACTCTTCGTCGGGTGGGCCAGTGCGCTCCTGTTCGCTCGAGGGGAGCCGAACTGGGCGCTGCTGGCCATGTTCGGGGCCTTTCTGTTGGACAAAGCTGACGGCTGGTACGCCCGCCGAACGGGAACGTCGTCACCCTTCGGCCGGCAGGTAGACTCGTTCATCGACATCTTCGCGTATCTGGTCCCGGCGGTGCTCCTGTATCACTTCGTCCTCGCGCCGAACGTCTTTGCGAGCCTCGTCGTTGGATTTCTCGTCCTCGCGTTCGGCGGCCTGCGGTTGGTTCGTCACAACAGCGAAGGGTTCGGGTCCGACGGCGCTGCGAGCTTCTATCACGGGACTACCGTCGTCCACACGAATCTCGTCGTCGTCGCGAACTACTTCCTCGCCGTGCTCGTCGGGAGTTGGAACGGCTGGCTCGCGGGACTCACCATCGGCGTCGTCTGCCCCTTGATGGTCTCGGATTACAAGGCCTACAAGACCGACACGACCCACGTACTGGCCGGGATCGCCGCGGTGGCCGCGATCGGACTGGCGATCGGCCTCGAGTTCGGCTACCTATGA
- the carB gene encoding carbamoyl-phosphate synthase large subunit produces the protein MSTDTAADGETGDGRTILLIGSGPIQIGQAAEFDYSGAQACRALQEEGARVVLVNSNPATIMTDPEMADEVYIEPITTDAIAEIIRKERPDGVIAGLGGQTGLNVTAELAEEGVLEEYDVEIMGTPLDTIYATEDRDLFRQRMEKIGQPVPASTTISLDEGEEVSEMTEAGLKERVQAAVDEVGGLPVIARTTYTLGGSGSGVVHEMDELLRRVRKGLRLSRNSEVLITESIAGWVEYEYEVMRDADDSCIIICNMENIDPMGIHTGESTVVTPSQIVPDEGHQEMRTAALDVIRELGIQGGCNIQFAWRDDGTPGGEYRVVEVNPRVSRSSALASKATGYPIARVTAKVALGKRLHEITNEITGETTAAFEPAIDYVVTKVPRWPKDKFDDVDFELTTAMKSTGEAMAIGRTFEESLLKALRSSEYEPDVDWAELSDAELEEHYLERPSPDRPYAMFEAFERGYTVEEVQELTGIFEWYTERFKRIADSTLAAQAGDFTEAAIAGHTNASIAATAGADVDAVETEVPGRTYKQVDTCAGEFEAETPYYYSARKSEFESGPLLGDAAAGELEVDRDLESVIVVGGGPIRIGQGVEFDYCSVHAVRALRELGIDAYVVNNNPETVSTDYDTSDGLFFEPITAEEVADVAEATGADGVMVQFGGQTSVNIGEPLEDELARRGLDCEVMGTSVEAMDLAEDRDRFNALMDELGIAQPEGGTAFSEEEALELAHDIGYPVLVRPSYVLGGRAMDVVYNDAELQTYIEEAVRVAPDKPILVDDFLEDAVELDVDAVSDGRNVLIGGIMEHVESAGVHSGDSACMIPPRSLDEDTLERVREVTEDIAEALKTKGLLNVQLAVRDGEVYVLEANPRSSRTVPFVSKATGVPIAKLAAQVMAGETLESLDADEQIPDQTSIKEVVLPFDRLPGSDPRLGPEMKSTGEVMGTASDFGTAYWKAQQAADNAVSEGTAVVDLDVDGFEDHFDVAEFDDVPQAIREGEVDFVVSRDRDSLEMAVEEEIPYLSTVASAEAYVEALDGFDGELDVSSVSSRPKTVSGWGESE, from the coding sequence ATGAGTACGGACACCGCCGCGGACGGCGAGACGGGTGACGGTCGCACGATCTTATTGATCGGCAGCGGCCCGATCCAGATCGGACAGGCCGCCGAATTCGACTATTCGGGCGCACAGGCCTGCCGAGCACTGCAGGAGGAGGGCGCTCGCGTCGTCCTCGTCAACTCGAATCCGGCGACGATCATGACGGACCCGGAGATGGCCGATGAGGTCTACATCGAGCCGATCACGACCGACGCCATCGCCGAGATCATCCGCAAAGAGCGACCCGACGGCGTCATCGCCGGACTGGGCGGTCAGACGGGGCTGAACGTCACCGCCGAACTGGCCGAGGAAGGCGTTCTCGAGGAGTACGACGTCGAGATCATGGGAACGCCGCTTGACACGATCTACGCGACTGAGGACCGCGACCTCTTCCGCCAGCGCATGGAGAAGATCGGTCAGCCGGTCCCCGCCTCGACGACCATCTCGCTCGACGAGGGCGAGGAGGTCTCGGAGATGACCGAGGCAGGCTTGAAAGAGCGCGTCCAGGCCGCCGTCGACGAGGTCGGCGGGCTCCCGGTCATCGCCCGCACGACCTACACGCTGGGCGGCTCCGGCTCCGGCGTCGTCCACGAGATGGACGAACTGCTGCGCCGCGTCCGCAAGGGGCTGCGCCTCTCCCGCAACAGCGAGGTCCTCATCACCGAGTCCATCGCCGGCTGGGTCGAGTACGAGTACGAAGTGATGCGCGACGCCGACGACTCGTGTATCATCATCTGTAACATGGAGAACATTGACCCGATGGGCATCCACACCGGGGAGTCGACGGTCGTCACGCCCTCCCAGATCGTCCCCGACGAGGGCCACCAGGAGATGCGTACCGCCGCACTCGACGTGATCCGCGAACTCGGCATTCAGGGCGGCTGTAACATCCAGTTCGCGTGGCGCGACGACGGCACCCCCGGCGGCGAGTACCGCGTCGTCGAGGTCAACCCCCGCGTCTCCCGTTCCTCCGCGCTGGCCTCCAAGGCGACCGGCTACCCGATCGCCCGCGTGACCGCGAAGGTCGCGCTCGGCAAGCGACTCCACGAGATCACCAACGAGATCACCGGCGAGACCACCGCCGCCTTCGAGCCCGCGATCGACTACGTAGTCACCAAGGTCCCGCGCTGGCCCAAAGACAAGTTCGACGACGTCGACTTCGAACTGACCACGGCGATGAAGTCGACCGGCGAGGCGATGGCCATCGGCCGCACCTTCGAGGAGTCCCTGCTCAAGGCGCTTCGCTCCTCGGAGTACGAACCCGACGTCGACTGGGCCGAACTCTCGGACGCGGAACTCGAGGAGCACTACCTCGAGCGCCCGTCGCCGGACCGTCCCTACGCGATGTTCGAGGCCTTCGAGCGCGGCTACACCGTCGAAGAGGTCCAGGAACTCACCGGCATCTTCGAGTGGTACACCGAGCGCTTCAAGCGCATCGCGGACTCCACGCTCGCCGCCCAAGCGGGCGACTTCACCGAGGCCGCGATCGCCGGCCACACCAACGCCAGCATCGCCGCGACCGCGGGCGCGGACGTCGACGCTGTCGAGACAGAAGTCCCCGGCCGCACCTACAAGCAGGTCGACACCTGTGCGGGCGAGTTCGAGGCCGAGACGCCGTACTACTACTCCGCGCGTAAGTCCGAGTTCGAGTCCGGTCCGCTGCTCGGCGACGCCGCCGCGGGCGAGCTCGAGGTCGACCGCGATCTCGAGAGCGTGATCGTCGTCGGCGGCGGCCCGATCCGCATCGGACAGGGCGTCGAGTTCGACTACTGTTCGGTCCACGCGGTCCGCGCGCTGCGCGAACTCGGGATCGACGCCTACGTCGTGAACAACAACCCCGAGACGGTCTCGACGGACTACGACACCTCCGACGGCCTCTTCTTCGAGCCGATCACGGCCGAGGAGGTCGCCGACGTGGCCGAGGCCACGGGGGCCGACGGCGTGATGGTCCAGTTCGGCGGCCAGACCTCCGTCAACATCGGCGAACCGCTCGAGGACGAACTCGCGCGCCGCGGACTCGACTGCGAGGTCATGGGCACGTCCGTCGAAGCGATGGACCTCGCGGAGGACCGCGACCGCTTCAACGCCCTGATGGACGAACTGGGCATCGCCCAGCCGGAGGGCGGCACCGCCTTCTCCGAGGAGGAGGCGCTCGAACTGGCCCACGACATCGGCTACCCCGTCCTCGTCCGTCCCTCCTACGTGCTGGGCGGCCGTGCAATGGACGTCGTCTACAACGACGCGGAGCTCCAGACCTACATCGAGGAAGCGGTCCGCGTCGCGCCCGATAAACCGATCCTCGTGGACGACTTCCTCGAGGACGCGGTCGAACTCGACGTGGACGCGGTCTCGGACGGCCGCAACGTGCTCATCGGCGGCATCATGGAACACGTCGAGAGCGCGGGCGTCCACTCCGGCGACTCCGCCTGCATGATCCCGCCGCGCTCGCTCGACGAGGACACGTTAGAACGCGTCCGCGAGGTCACCGAGGATATCGCCGAGGCGCTGAAGACGAAGGGGCTGCTAAACGTTCAGTTGGCCGTCCGCGACGGTGAAGTGTACGTGCTCGAGGCGAACCCGCGTTCCTCGCGTACCGTGCCGTTCGTCTCGAAGGCGACTGGCGTCCCGATCGCCAAACTCGCCGCGCAGGTCATGGCCGGCGAGACCCTCGAGAGCCTCGATGCCGACGAGCAGATCCCCGACCAGACCTCGATCAAGGAGGTCGTCCTGCCGTTCGACCGCCTGCCGGGCTCGGACCCGCGTCTCGGCCCGGAAATGAAGTCCACCGGTGAGGTCATGGGGACGGCAAGCGACTTCGGTACGGCCTACTGGAAGGCCCAGCAGGCCGCCGACAACGCCGTCAGCGAGGGCACCGCCGTCGTCGACCTCGACGTCGACGGCTTCGAGGACCACTTCGACGTCGCCGAGTTCGACGACGTGCCCCAAGCCATCCGCGAGGGCGAGGTCGACTTCGTCGTCAGCCGCGATCGCGACTCCCTCGAGATGGCCGTCGAGGAGGAGATTCCGTACCTGTCGACGGTCGCCAGCGCCGAGGCCTACGTCGAAGCTCTCGACGGCTTCGACGGCGAACTGGATGTCTCGTCGGTGTCCAGCCGGCCGAAGACGGTGTCCGGATGGGGTGAGTCCGAGTAA
- a CDS encoding DUF5815 family protein: protein MAGPSVPGSDDGDHLELPCGESVDPHEIDLGMREYNCPCGETHAVVTDVHPPSRFFPESLVAVLQETIDTDDEFEEFGTPHLMGVVLEEFPEAVVVHDASDDGAVGYTLLWMTDFDARRLHEVVVELVVELMEHAISHAENDAAVSEFESQMLEFDVSEFVEQYRRQREFESEHDQPL, encoded by the coding sequence ATGGCAGGACCCAGCGTTCCGGGTTCCGACGACGGCGATCACCTCGAGCTTCCCTGCGGGGAGTCCGTTGATCCCCACGAGATCGATCTGGGGATGCGCGAGTACAACTGTCCCTGCGGCGAGACCCACGCGGTCGTGACCGACGTGCACCCGCCGTCGCGTTTCTTCCCGGAATCGCTCGTGGCCGTTCTACAGGAGACGATCGACACCGACGACGAGTTCGAGGAGTTCGGCACGCCCCACCTGATGGGCGTCGTCTTGGAGGAGTTCCCCGAAGCGGTCGTCGTCCACGACGCGAGCGACGACGGCGCGGTCGGCTACACGCTGTTGTGGATGACCGACTTCGACGCTCGGCGGCTCCACGAGGTCGTCGTCGAACTCGTCGTCGAACTCATGGAACACGCGATCAGTCACGCCGAGAACGACGCCGCCGTCAGCGAGTTCGAGTCCCAGATGCTCGAGTTCGACGTGTCGGAGTTCGTCGAGCAGTACCGGCGACAGCGGGAGTTCGAGAGCGAACACGACCAGCCGCTGTAG